In one Alnus glutinosa chromosome 12, dhAlnGlut1.1, whole genome shotgun sequence genomic region, the following are encoded:
- the LOC133852032 gene encoding uncharacterized protein LOC133852032 isoform X1 has translation MAASVDTPSPPHLKQEGSSFMGSAEPSFMGSSPLFSPSSDKRFWSALRSRTDTLLENRQSSMPSEPSVPTHLIAGESDRAKRLKEDSLLLMRGFDSVSHTLSLLSNNLDNALQGARDLAKPPTLTEIFQSNLKNSDSKEEESEKQGVKRKFDHTSHSSEDNEDDSQKANEQSLKDGKLKKAKNLAISMASKAGSLARELKLIKSDLCFMQERCTLLEEENRRLRDGFAKGIRPEEDDLVRLQLEALLAEKSRLANENANLVRENQCLNQLVEYHQLTSQDLSASYEFLQGMCLDFSSPPPPIREEPNDEVFQTPGADDHFSFSTTSLEECHQEEKEGQ, from the exons atgGCAGCCTCAGTGGACACACCATCACCTCCCCACCTCAAACAG GAGGGCTCAAGCTTCATGGGTTCGGCTGAACCAAGCTTCATGGGTTCGTCTCCTCTGTTCAGCCCCTCTTCAGATAAGCGCTTCTGGAGTGCGCTACGCAGCCGGACAGACACGCTTCTTGAGAATCGTCAAAGCAGCATGCCAAGTGAGCCCTCTGTACCCACCCATTTG ATTGCTGGAGAATCGGACCGAGCTAAGCGATTGAAGGAAGACTCGTTGCTTCTGATGAGAGGGTTCGACTCCGTTTCCCACACTCTCTCTCTGCTTTCCAACAATCTAGACAATGCCCTTCAG GGAGCTAGAGATCTTGCTAAACCGCCCACATTGACTGAAATATTCCAAAGCAATCTGAAGAACTCAGATAGTAAAGAAGAGGAATCAGAAAAGCAAGGAGTGAAAAGGAAGTTTGATCATACTAGTCATTCTTCAGAGGATAACGAAGACGATTCCCAGAAGGCAAACGAGCAAAGCCTAAAAGATGGGAAGCTGAAAAAAGCCAAAAAC cTTGCCATTTCCATGGCATCAAAAGCGGGTTCGCTTGCTAGAGAACTGAAGTTAATAAAGTCGGACTTATGTTTTATGCAAGAGCGTTGCACTCTGCTTGAAGAGGAGAATAGGAGGCTCCGTGATGGATTTGCTAAAGGGATAAGGCCTGAGGAAGATGATCTG GTGAGGCTTCAATTGGAGGCACTGCTGGCGGAGAAATCCAGATTAGCTAATGAAAATGCAAATTTAGTAAGGGAAAACCAGTGCCTTAACCAACTTGTAGAGTACCACCAACTGACCTCCCAAGATCTCTCTGCATCATATGAATTCTTACAGGGAATGTGCTTAGACTTCTCGTCTCCACCACCACCGATAAGAGAAGAGCCAAATGATGAAGTTTTTCAGACGCCTGGAGCTGATGATCATTTTAGCTTCTCCACCACCTCTCTCGAGGAGTGCCATCAGGAGGAGAAGGAAGGGCAGTGA
- the LOC133852422 gene encoding uncharacterized protein LOC133852422 gives MGRKPSAAKIGKRVRMHENKNQSLERVESQPGNTIPSLKRVENQPKSVNPSLESVELQPKTISPSLVRANTQSKRQAESVKPSNPMKRMRHRSGVRRSDRIKSAVMPAQNSDIEPMIEEITLSESEKEDDFPAQREQNLPEPANLGEKNIEEKINHIVQRLEKQEKAMEALKSEVTKKSFLSGSPSRVDIKYKNLYIDSQKKIESLTEENKQLRMKLETALCKVEAYQNGNHVFSEMMEKLKDVILISNLTKATETAVNLSSRALHNASSPGDVLGSNGSAAKRKKPTVIRK, from the exons catgaaaacaaaaatcaatccTTGGAAAGAGTGGAATCACAGCCTGGAAACACAATTCCTTCCCTGAAGAGAGTGGAAAACCAGCCTAAAAGTGTGAATCCTTCATTGGAAAGTGTGGAATTGCAGCCCAAAACCATAAGCCCTTCCTTGGTGAGAGCAAATACACAGTCTAAACGGCAAGCAGAGTCTGTCAAACCATCAAATCCAATGAAGAGAATGAGACACCGCTCTGGTGTTAGGCGATCAGATCGTATAAAAAGTGCAGTTATGCCTGCTCAAAACTCGGATATTGAGCCTATGATTGAAGAGATAACTCTCAGCGAAAGTGAGAAAGAGGATGACTTCCCTGCTCAGAGGGAGCAAAATCTGCCTGAGCCAGCAAACTTGGGTGAAAAGaacattgaagaaaaaattaaccATATTGTACAACGATTGGAAAAACAAGAGAAGGCCATGGAAGCATTGAAGTCGGAG GTAACCAAGAAGTCTTTCTTGAGTGGAAGTCCATCTAGGGTGGATATCAAATACAAGAACTTGTATATAGACTCCCAAAAGAAG ATTGAGTCCTTAACAGAAGAAAATAAACAACTCAGAATGAAGCTGGAAACTGCTCTTTGCAAAGTTGAAGCA TATCAGAATGGCAATCATGTTTTCTCTGAAATGATGGAGAAATTGAAGGATGTCATCTTGATCTCAAATCTGACAAAAGCTACCGAAACGGCAGTTAATTTATCGTCCCGAGCATTACACAATGCTTCTTCTCCAGGTGATGttcttggatccaatggttccGCAGCAAAGAGAAAGAAACCCACAGTCATCCGAAAGTAA
- the LOC133852032 gene encoding uncharacterized protein LOC133852032 isoform X2, which yields MGSAEPSFMGSSPLFSPSSDKRFWSALRSRTDTLLENRQSSMPSEPSVPTHLIAGESDRAKRLKEDSLLLMRGFDSVSHTLSLLSNNLDNALQGARDLAKPPTLTEIFQSNLKNSDSKEEESEKQGVKRKFDHTSHSSEDNEDDSQKANEQSLKDGKLKKAKNLAISMASKAGSLARELKLIKSDLCFMQERCTLLEEENRRLRDGFAKGIRPEEDDLVRLQLEALLAEKSRLANENANLVRENQCLNQLVEYHQLTSQDLSASYEFLQGMCLDFSSPPPPIREEPNDEVFQTPGADDHFSFSTTSLEECHQEEKEGQ from the exons ATGGGTTCGGCTGAACCAAGCTTCATGGGTTCGTCTCCTCTGTTCAGCCCCTCTTCAGATAAGCGCTTCTGGAGTGCGCTACGCAGCCGGACAGACACGCTTCTTGAGAATCGTCAAAGCAGCATGCCAAGTGAGCCCTCTGTACCCACCCATTTG ATTGCTGGAGAATCGGACCGAGCTAAGCGATTGAAGGAAGACTCGTTGCTTCTGATGAGAGGGTTCGACTCCGTTTCCCACACTCTCTCTCTGCTTTCCAACAATCTAGACAATGCCCTTCAG GGAGCTAGAGATCTTGCTAAACCGCCCACATTGACTGAAATATTCCAAAGCAATCTGAAGAACTCAGATAGTAAAGAAGAGGAATCAGAAAAGCAAGGAGTGAAAAGGAAGTTTGATCATACTAGTCATTCTTCAGAGGATAACGAAGACGATTCCCAGAAGGCAAACGAGCAAAGCCTAAAAGATGGGAAGCTGAAAAAAGCCAAAAAC cTTGCCATTTCCATGGCATCAAAAGCGGGTTCGCTTGCTAGAGAACTGAAGTTAATAAAGTCGGACTTATGTTTTATGCAAGAGCGTTGCACTCTGCTTGAAGAGGAGAATAGGAGGCTCCGTGATGGATTTGCTAAAGGGATAAGGCCTGAGGAAGATGATCTG GTGAGGCTTCAATTGGAGGCACTGCTGGCGGAGAAATCCAGATTAGCTAATGAAAATGCAAATTTAGTAAGGGAAAACCAGTGCCTTAACCAACTTGTAGAGTACCACCAACTGACCTCCCAAGATCTCTCTGCATCATATGAATTCTTACAGGGAATGTGCTTAGACTTCTCGTCTCCACCACCACCGATAAGAGAAGAGCCAAATGATGAAGTTTTTCAGACGCCTGGAGCTGATGATCATTTTAGCTTCTCCACCACCTCTCTCGAGGAGTGCCATCAGGAGGAGAAGGAAGGGCAGTGA